TAATGCAAATGTGCCACATTCCATTTGTAATGGTAATGAAGGtgtaagagaaaataaatataactgtaTTCATTGCGATAAGTGCTACAGTAATTGGTCTAAATTGAAACATCATGAAGCGAAACATAATAGTAAAACTGACAGTAAATTAAAACATTCCACTGACACCAAATCAAATGCAAATGAACATTTAACTCAAAATGGTGGAAACCcagatttaaatgtaaaaatcgAGACAAATAATACAGATTTAATGTGTATTATTTGTGCTTCCAGTTTTGATTCAATGCAATTGTTGTCAGTTCATATGAAAAGTCATGAAAAAAACGATTGGCTCATAACTTGTGACCAATGCAACAAAGTATTTAAGAAAGTGAGCCATTTGAAAAGACATAAAATAGtccataaaaatgtttatcCTCATGACATGAATACAACACCTAAAGAAAATGTCTGTACAAATATATGTGAAACAAATGCAGAGCAGTTTCAATGCAGTAAATGTTTGCAAATGTTTAAAAACGTCAATTCCTTGTCAGCACATATGAGGAAACATACAGAAAAGGGTAGAGTTTTATCATGCAAAGAATGCAATAAGGTGTTCAAAAAAATCAGTCATTTGAAACGTCATGAGTCTCAGCATGAAATTAACCGACCGTACAAATGTACAGCTTGTCCTAAAAGTTTTCCGTCTGAAGATACTTTAAAAGAGCACGTAAATACTCATAGAGGTGTCAAACCTCATGTTTGTCCTGTCTGCGACAAGAGATTCTCACATGTATCTAGTTTAACAACACATATTAAGATACACACCCGGGACAAGAGTTTTTTGTGTCCGACTTGCGGTAAAAAGTTTGACTCCAGCACAAATTTGAATCAGCATATATCAAGGCATATTGGATTGAAGGAATATGCTTGTGCAATGTGCCCTAAAAAGTTTGTTAGTAAAGGTTAGTTGGTAATTTTTCTATGATATTAttgaaatactagctgacgccgcgcggtttcacccgcgtggttcccgttcccgtatgaatatggggataatatatagcctatagccttcctcgataaatgggctatctaacactgaaagaatttttcaaatcggaccagtagttcctgagattagcgcgttcaatcaaacaaacaaacaaacaaacaaactcttcagctttataatattagtatagattcacatTATAAATCATACACCAAGTTGTCGTAATTGCCCTGCTGTTCAATGAAAATCGATTATTAATATAAACCTGCAAACCTGCTTTAAAAGAGATCAAGCCTCTCCCCTATATACAATAGTGGGTCTAACTATATAGAGGTGAGACATATCTATGCAACCAGGTTTTATACCAGGGCTTTATTTCGTACTGTGATTCTTACTCCTTCACAATATGGGTTAGTTTCCTTTGGCACAAGCGACCAGTATTTTTATGTACTTGTATTTGAAGTTGCTAGTATCTCTCACCTCTATTACTATAAATCTCTTATAGGGGACAGATGGCATAAtgttatgatgatgacataGAAATACTTCCATAGTATAGAGGTAGTAGGTCCCAAAATCAGGTTATAAAATATTCAGCTcatctttcttccaagaaattttcagttggcGAGTTTACATGGCCATGTCTCAAGAGCTATTTAATAAATCATGTTAAAGCTATTGGTCccagctgataatgattatatctGCTTTGGATGTTTGAACAGCAGTGTGGATTTAAACTCCTCAGTCTCTCCATTAAATAGGGTATCCTGACCCTGTGCTAGACCGttataagctgataatgatggtaatGACTTACAGGTGAACTAAAATCTCACGCAAGCACGCACACGGGCGAACGTTCGTTCACGTGCGACCATTGTGGTGCGAGCTTCACCAAGCGCAGCTCGCTCAACAAGCACAAGATACGACATCTAGGCCTGAAGCCGCACCAGTGTGACACATGCTTAATGAGGTAAGTACT
This sequence is a window from Bicyclus anynana chromosome 16, ilBicAnyn1.1, whole genome shotgun sequence. Protein-coding genes within it:
- the LOC112057833 gene encoding zinc finger protein 83, giving the protein MTSDNVKVTPFEKCCRTCLKEDSLMFDLFIERLDSSSIADMLLSCTTLKIQKDDTLPKQICRYCYNCLVSFSHFCNMAQKAEKKLVEASMNSDGYHHINFEGDTYEIKIENINDNMFETSEVENSEFVDDNKKLQTHNANVPHSICNGNEGVRENKYNCIHCDKCYSNWSKLKHHEAKHNSKTDSKLKHSTDTKSNANEHLTQNGGNPDLNVKIETNNTDLMCIICASSFDSMQLLSVHMKSHEKNDWLITCDQCNKVFKKVSHLKRHKIVHKNVYPHDMNTTPKENVCTNICETNAEQFQCSKCLQMFKNVNSLSAHMRKHTEKGRVLSCKECNKVFKKISHLKRHESQHEINRPYKCTACPKSFPSEDTLKEHVNTHRGVKPHVCPVCDKRFSHVSSLTTHIKIHTRDKSFLCPTCGKKFDSSTNLNQHISRHIGLKEYACAMCPKKFVSKGELKSHASTHTGERSFTCDHCGASFTKRSSLNKHKIRHLGLKPHQCDTCLMRFTCKDHLKRHYRIHTGEKPYRCEMCGRAFTQSNDLVKHRRAHLGDKVYKCPQCTDSFRLNAELQRHISEHFISSRNVQAVNAPKHTLTDGVSDQPIDGVRNQLADGVRDQLTDGVSDQLIDGVRDQLIDGVRDQLIVGGVLLTDGVINKSLILPVLKV